From a region of the Chitinophaga caseinilytica genome:
- a CDS encoding FecR family protein produces MHKEEFKALSAKIADGSATDEEIVRFNAYYDALLASGGEVPAWPNEAALLEGIRRKTAPGRVTRFSWPKVAAAAAVVLAISAGIWMFVRNNAPSIVQARPERPLIQPGGNSAFLTLADGRRISLDDVQPGDVASQGNIRITKTDNGEVVYEARPAAEGSDGKPVWNELTTPRGGQFRLLLPDGTKVWLNAASALRFPAAFAGNERKVELSGEGYFEVAPDKSKPFIVQSPAQQVKVLGTHFNIQAYADEPLAKTSLLEGRVEVTAGNSSATLAPGQQSSLNAQTGELRSGPADVAAAAAWKNGFFVFNDTYLSDVIRQLSRWYDVKADYTNLPRIRYTGTIPRNVPLDKALTMLEITGNVQFDINQNTIHVK; encoded by the coding sequence ATGCACAAGGAAGAATTCAAGGCACTATCGGCCAAAATCGCAGACGGCAGCGCTACTGACGAGGAGATCGTCCGGTTCAACGCGTATTACGACGCCCTGCTCGCTTCGGGCGGGGAAGTGCCGGCCTGGCCAAACGAAGCAGCGCTGCTGGAAGGCATCCGCCGGAAAACGGCGCCCGGCCGCGTGACGCGGTTCTCCTGGCCGAAGGTGGCCGCGGCGGCTGCCGTGGTGCTCGCCATTTCCGCAGGCATTTGGATGTTTGTCCGCAACAACGCGCCCTCCATCGTACAGGCGCGCCCCGAACGGCCGCTTATCCAACCCGGCGGCAACAGCGCCTTCCTCACGCTGGCCGACGGCCGCCGCATTTCGCTGGACGATGTGCAGCCCGGAGACGTGGCCAGCCAGGGAAATATCCGGATCACGAAAACCGACAACGGGGAAGTGGTGTATGAAGCGCGCCCCGCAGCGGAAGGTTCCGACGGGAAGCCGGTGTGGAACGAGCTGACGACGCCCCGCGGCGGGCAATTCCGCCTGCTCCTCCCCGATGGCACCAAAGTGTGGCTGAATGCCGCATCGGCACTGCGGTTCCCGGCGGCGTTCGCAGGGAACGAGCGGAAGGTGGAGCTTTCAGGGGAAGGATATTTTGAAGTGGCGCCCGACAAGTCGAAACCCTTTATCGTACAATCCCCCGCGCAACAGGTAAAAGTGCTCGGCACGCATTTCAACATACAAGCCTATGCCGATGAACCCCTCGCCAAAACCTCCCTCCTGGAAGGCCGTGTGGAAGTGACAGCAGGCAACAGTTCGGCAACGCTCGCGCCCGGCCAGCAAAGCAGCCTCAACGCGCAAACGGGCGAGCTGCGGTCGGGGCCCGCCGATGTGGCCGCCGCGGCAGCATGGAAAAACGGATTTTTTGTTTTTAATGATACTTACCTCTCCGATGTGATCCGGCAGTTATCGCGCTGGTACGATGTGAAGGCCGATTATACAAATCTGCCGCGCATCCGGTACACCGGTACCATTCCCCGGAATGTGCCGCTGGACAAGGCATTGACGATGCTGGAGATCACGGGGAACGTTCAATTCGACATCAACCAGAATACCATTCACGTTAAGTAA
- a CDS encoding TonB-dependent receptor: MKLTILMLTVVLMQVSNAAFSQKITIQADKASLRSVLAAIREQSGFQLLYSTEALDRAETVTVRLKDATLEHALAQIFNGQPLTYKLEDRMILVTLKPSPTAIFELPAAKEMTVTGTVTNATGDPIPGASLQERGTGNGTVTDGSGRFTLRVKSDTATLIVRSMGFTTQEVKVAPGTMRIVLKDDQAALSEVVVVGFGTQKKANLTGAVSSVNMDEVLGNRPVSGTAQALQGAVPGLQITFGSGQPGASANINLRGYASINGGGPLVLVDNVPMSLDDINPRDIENITVLKDAAAASIYGARAAFGVILITTKKGRRNSPTRFNYYNNFTWSKPASLPEKATPVEMVQALKDFGNTSYWSGQDVDKWLGYLEEYRQDPGKFPNGEAILNGLHYPLAQQDLYGQLFNGGVEQQHNFSFSGGSEKSTYRVSGGYSGEDGIMTSANDKLNRYNFNASLTTDLTSKLRSTVSAFYRNDHRRTPSALTDLFYNAITLASFVPIGESVANNGRTLPYSTPNNVARIEAANVAKTENLRLFGKVEYTPFKNFRVDAEYTFFKNTDNGYNTRLVNDYIDPSTYDVKSFFTTSRFTRTLEQRSHHAFNLYGTYNLELNGGHNFKAMAGTNMEIEKGDDLTTYRENQASAFIPTLTASSGPANSSDAYPQYAVQGFFGRINYDYKGRYLLELNGRYDGSSKFPPGDRFGFFPSVSAGWNVMEERFMGFARQAVQQFKLRGSFGEIGNQATQTNFPYFPGMDPYVSGWVDETGTRASSLQSPTLPSGRLTWERVQTLNGGADVTLLNNRLAITIDIFNRKTLGMLAKGAALPAVLGIQAPNQNVADLETKGWELEISWGDKAGDFSYGLGFNLSDNQTHITKFHNPGGLLSDRYAGQDVFEIWGYVTDRYYTVDDFEKGSLNANLTGGKLLPGIPFFKGVPPNPGDVKYVDLNGDGVIFSGNGTLADPGDRKIIGSSARRYQFGMFGNASYKNFDFNFFLQGVGKRDLWMGNRLFWGYIDQFSALYTHNLDYWTAQRTGAYYPRIYPNGSGNTSTSRNVQTKYLQNGAYLRVKNVTLAYNVPKQILSRAKVEGLRIFASGENLALFDHLPAGMEGDATDISNGGIYPSLKKFSCGLNLTF, encoded by the coding sequence ATGAAATTGACCATCCTGATGCTGACGGTGGTCCTGATGCAGGTTTCAAACGCAGCCTTTTCTCAAAAGATCACCATACAGGCAGACAAGGCCTCGCTCAGGTCTGTGCTGGCGGCCATCCGCGAGCAATCCGGGTTCCAGTTGCTGTACAGTACCGAGGCGCTGGACAGGGCCGAAACGGTAACGGTGCGCCTCAAAGACGCTACGCTCGAACATGCGCTGGCCCAGATTTTCAACGGCCAGCCATTGACGTACAAACTGGAAGACCGCATGATCCTCGTTACACTCAAACCCTCTCCCACGGCTATCTTCGAACTGCCGGCGGCAAAAGAGATGACGGTAACGGGCACGGTAACCAACGCCACCGGAGACCCCATCCCCGGCGCTTCGCTGCAAGAGCGCGGAACCGGGAACGGCACGGTTACAGACGGTTCCGGCCGTTTCACCCTCCGCGTGAAAAGCGACACCGCCACCCTCATCGTCCGCTCCATGGGCTTCACCACCCAGGAAGTGAAAGTGGCGCCAGGTACCATGCGGATCGTCTTGAAAGACGACCAGGCCGCGCTCAGCGAAGTGGTAGTTGTCGGATTCGGTACCCAGAAAAAAGCGAACCTCACCGGCGCCGTGAGCTCCGTGAACATGGACGAAGTGTTGGGCAACCGCCCCGTGAGCGGCACCGCCCAGGCGCTGCAGGGCGCCGTTCCGGGTTTACAGATCACGTTCGGATCGGGGCAGCCGGGCGCCAGCGCAAACATCAACCTTCGCGGCTATGCGTCCATCAACGGCGGTGGACCGCTGGTGCTGGTAGACAACGTGCCGATGTCGCTCGATGACATCAACCCGCGCGATATCGAGAACATCACGGTGCTGAAAGACGCGGCGGCGGCATCCATTTACGGCGCCCGCGCGGCATTCGGGGTGATCCTCATCACCACCAAAAAAGGCCGGCGCAATTCACCGACCCGTTTCAATTACTACAACAACTTCACCTGGAGCAAACCCGCTTCGTTGCCGGAAAAAGCGACGCCGGTGGAAATGGTACAGGCGCTGAAGGATTTCGGGAACACCAGCTACTGGAGCGGCCAGGATGTGGACAAGTGGCTCGGTTACCTCGAGGAATACCGGCAAGATCCGGGGAAATTTCCGAACGGGGAAGCCATCCTCAACGGGCTGCATTACCCCTTGGCGCAACAGGACCTCTACGGCCAGCTCTTTAACGGCGGTGTGGAACAACAACATAATTTCTCCTTTTCCGGCGGTTCCGAAAAATCGACTTACCGCGTTTCTGGCGGGTACTCGGGCGAAGACGGGATCATGACGTCGGCCAACGACAAGCTCAACCGATATAACTTCAACGCCAGTCTTACCACCGACCTCACGAGCAAGCTCCGCTCCACCGTGAGCGCGTTTTACCGTAACGATCACCGGCGCACGCCTTCCGCGCTCACGGATCTGTTCTACAACGCCATCACGCTCGCGTCGTTCGTGCCCATCGGCGAATCTGTCGCTAATAACGGCCGGACGCTGCCCTACAGCACGCCCAATAACGTGGCGCGCATCGAGGCGGCGAACGTTGCGAAGACCGAGAACCTGCGGCTGTTCGGTAAAGTAGAATATACTCCCTTTAAGAACTTCAGAGTGGATGCGGAATATACCTTCTTCAAGAATACCGACAACGGCTACAACACGCGCCTGGTGAACGATTACATCGATCCCAGCACTTACGACGTGAAGTCGTTTTTTACCACGTCGCGGTTTACGCGGACCCTCGAGCAAAGGAGCCACCACGCCTTCAACCTTTACGGTACTTACAACCTGGAACTGAACGGCGGCCATAACTTCAAGGCCATGGCGGGGACCAACATGGAAATCGAGAAAGGCGACGACCTCACCACTTACCGCGAGAACCAGGCTTCGGCGTTCATCCCGACCCTGACCGCGTCTTCCGGGCCGGCCAACTCCTCGGATGCTTATCCGCAGTACGCCGTGCAGGGATTTTTCGGTCGGATCAACTACGATTATAAAGGCAGATACCTGCTCGAACTGAACGGGCGGTACGACGGTTCATCGAAATTCCCGCCGGGCGACCGTTTCGGCTTCTTCCCCTCCGTGTCTGCCGGCTGGAACGTGATGGAAGAGCGATTCATGGGCTTCGCCAGGCAGGCGGTGCAGCAATTCAAACTGCGCGGTTCATTTGGCGAGATCGGCAACCAGGCCACGCAAACCAACTTCCCCTATTTCCCCGGGATGGACCCGTACGTGTCTGGCTGGGTGGATGAAACCGGGACCAGGGCTTCGTCGCTGCAATCGCCCACACTTCCCAGCGGCAGGCTCACCTGGGAGCGCGTGCAAACGCTGAACGGAGGGGCGGACGTAACGTTGCTCAACAACCGGCTGGCTATCACGATCGACATCTTCAACCGCAAAACCCTCGGCATGCTGGCCAAAGGCGCGGCGCTGCCCGCGGTGCTCGGTATCCAGGCGCCGAACCAGAACGTGGCCGATCTCGAAACGAAAGGCTGGGAACTGGAAATCAGCTGGGGAGATAAAGCAGGCGATTTCAGCTATGGACTGGGCTTCAACCTGTCAGACAACCAGACGCATATCACGAAGTTCCACAATCCGGGCGGGCTGCTGAGCGACCGGTACGCCGGGCAAGACGTGTTCGAGATCTGGGGATACGTGACCGACAGGTATTATACGGTCGACGATTTCGAGAAAGGGTCGCTGAACGCGAACCTGACCGGGGGCAAACTGCTGCCGGGGATACCGTTTTTCAAAGGCGTTCCCCCGAACCCGGGAGACGTGAAGTACGTAGACCTCAACGGCGACGGCGTTATTTTCAGCGGCAACGGTACGCTCGCCGACCCGGGAGACAGGAAGATCATCGGCAGCAGCGCGCGCCGCTACCAGTTCGGGATGTTCGGGAACGCGTCTTACAAAAACTTCGACTTCAACTTCTTTTTGCAGGGCGTGGGCAAAAGGGACCTCTGGATGGGGAACCGCCTGTTCTGGGGATACATCGACCAGTTCAGCGCCCTTTATACCCACAACCTCGACTACTGGACGGCACAGCGGACGGGCGCCTACTATCCGCGCATCTATCCTAACGGTAGCGGCAACACGAGCACTAGCCGGAACGTGCAGACGAAATACCTGCAAAACGGGGCATACCTGCGCGTGAAGAACGTGACCCTCGCCTACAACGTGCCCAAACAAATCCTTTCGAGGGCGAAAGTGGAAGGGCTCCGCATCTTCGCCTCCGGCGAAAACCTGGCGCTGTTCGACCATCTGCCCGCTGGCATGGAAGGCGATGCGACCGACATCAGCAACGGCGGCATCTATCCTTCCCTCAAGAAATTCAGCTGCGGCCTGAACCTTACTTTCTGA
- a CDS encoding RNA polymerase sigma-70 factor, protein MDNNMLWINQDLELLRQVAEGDEHAFTTLYHRYEAHILQVANLYVKDRDAAREIVQDVFRKLWENRDKLAEVRDMRNYLFIIARNLIFNQFKKSAQETAAQKELLYNADLSTGGADFRVLNRDCERILHTAINSLPPQRKRIYQLAREKGMSYEEIAHELRISRFTVKNHMAQALQSIRLYLLQHLHTLAAAIGLLMGW, encoded by the coding sequence GTGGACAATAACATGTTATGGATCAACCAGGATCTGGAGCTGTTGCGCCAGGTAGCGGAGGGGGATGAACATGCATTCACGACCTTGTACCACCGTTACGAAGCACACATTTTACAGGTAGCCAATCTGTATGTAAAAGACCGCGACGCCGCGCGCGAAATCGTACAGGACGTTTTCCGCAAATTGTGGGAAAACCGCGACAAGCTCGCCGAAGTCCGCGACATGCGGAATTACCTTTTCATCATCGCCCGCAATCTTATTTTCAACCAGTTCAAAAAATCGGCGCAGGAAACCGCCGCACAAAAGGAATTGCTCTATAACGCCGATCTTTCCACCGGCGGCGCAGATTTCCGCGTCCTCAACCGCGATTGTGAGCGCATCCTCCATACCGCCATCAACAGTCTGCCTCCGCAACGCAAACGCATTTACCAGCTCGCCCGCGAAAAAGGGATGAGTTATGAAGAAATCGCGCACGAACTGCGGATTTCCAGATTCACGGTGAAGAACCACATGGCCCAGGCACTCCAGTCTATCCGCCTGTACCTCCTCCAGCACCTGCACACCCTCGCCGCCGCCATCGGCCTCTTGATGGGGTGGTAA
- a CDS encoding RagB/SusD family nutrient uptake outer membrane protein: MNLHRYIVAGCVSALMLAGCKDFLDLQPKDQLTESYTFTNYQNFKTYAWNFYSAFPGYSGAAPNSEINADLFLNANPNGISDWIWQRQTIPSENTTDYTAVYSRIRDINIMLANIDKATTLSDADRKHWRAVGYFFRAFNYYLLVNKFGGVPYIDKPLSDTDKDLLTAPRTPRAEITGKLLEDLKWAETNIKTDGDGENTVDVHVVRAFITRFGVMEGAWRKYHQLGDPKPYYQAATAAGEKLMASFPKPAPNYDDDFNSESLAGVPGILLYRRYEIGQIVHSLASLARNSAGRWDLTKKAADMYLMRDGQTRWTSPQFQGDKSPYTEFRSRDRRLYFTVSPPYAVKTVHPSYEFTLTNNPADREYIDTMANISSEKRKTLPVLNWQGIVLRQEPHFVDFPQGQPFCVTYTGYRFYKFSNKIARIQNQDINDAPIFRMGEVLVNYAEAKYELGEFNQAVANATINVLRERGAVAPLQVGAIPNDPQRDPGVEPVLWEIRRERAVELMGEGFRFDDLRRWKKMEYAVTQKLGRWIKKGTDVGADAKIPILNNATEGYIAYEGVPPAPWPEYYYLYPIPSNERVLNPNLEQNPGWK; this comes from the coding sequence ATGAACCTTCACCGATATATCGTCGCTGGTTGCGTTTCCGCCCTGATGCTCGCGGGCTGTAAGGACTTCCTCGACCTGCAGCCGAAAGACCAGCTCACGGAATCGTATACCTTCACCAACTACCAGAATTTCAAAACCTACGCCTGGAATTTTTACAGCGCCTTCCCGGGATATTCCGGCGCCGCGCCCAATTCGGAAATTAATGCCGATCTTTTCCTGAATGCCAATCCCAACGGCATTTCCGACTGGATCTGGCAGCGGCAGACCATTCCTTCGGAAAATACCACCGATTATACAGCGGTATATAGCCGCATTCGCGACATTAACATCATGCTCGCCAATATCGATAAGGCCACGACCTTGTCGGATGCCGACCGCAAGCACTGGCGCGCGGTAGGTTATTTCTTCCGCGCATTTAATTATTATTTGCTGGTGAACAAATTCGGCGGCGTGCCCTACATCGATAAACCGCTGTCAGACACCGACAAGGACCTCCTCACCGCGCCGCGTACGCCCCGCGCAGAGATCACCGGTAAACTGCTGGAAGACCTGAAATGGGCGGAAACGAACATCAAAACCGACGGCGACGGCGAAAATACGGTCGACGTACACGTGGTACGCGCATTCATAACGCGGTTCGGCGTGATGGAAGGCGCCTGGCGGAAATACCACCAGCTTGGCGATCCCAAACCCTATTACCAGGCCGCTACCGCCGCGGGGGAAAAGCTCATGGCCAGCTTCCCGAAACCGGCGCCCAATTACGACGACGATTTCAACAGCGAATCACTCGCCGGCGTGCCGGGGATTTTGCTGTACCGCAGATACGAGATCGGCCAGATCGTGCATTCGCTCGCCTCGCTGGCGCGGAATTCCGCCGGCCGGTGGGACCTCACCAAAAAAGCGGCCGACATGTACCTGATGCGCGACGGGCAAACCCGGTGGACGAGCCCCCAGTTCCAGGGAGACAAATCGCCCTACACCGAATTCCGCTCCCGCGACCGGCGCCTCTACTTCACCGTGTCGCCGCCGTATGCCGTGAAGACCGTACATCCCAGCTACGAATTCACGCTCACCAATAATCCCGCCGACCGCGAGTACATCGATACAATGGCGAACATCTCCAGCGAAAAACGTAAAACCCTTCCCGTGCTCAACTGGCAGGGCATCGTGCTCCGGCAGGAACCGCATTTCGTGGATTTCCCGCAAGGGCAGCCGTTTTGCGTGACGTACACCGGCTACCGGTTCTATAAATTCAGCAATAAGATCGCGCGGATCCAGAACCAGGACATCAACGACGCGCCGATTTTCAGGATGGGCGAAGTACTGGTCAATTACGCCGAAGCCAAATACGAACTGGGTGAATTCAACCAGGCCGTAGCCAACGCCACCATCAACGTTTTGCGCGAAAGAGGCGCCGTGGCCCCGCTGCAGGTAGGCGCCATCCCCAATGATCCGCAGCGCGACCCCGGTGTGGAACCGGTGTTGTGGGAAATTCGCCGGGAACGTGCGGTGGAACTGATGGGCGAAGGCTTCCGGTTCGACGATCTCCGCCGCTGGAAGAAAATGGAATACGCCGTGACGCAGAAACTCGGCCGCTGGATCAAGAAAGGGACAGACGTTGGCGCAGACGCCAAAATCCCCATCCTGAACAATGCCACCGAAGGGTACATCGCCTATGAGGGCGTGCCGCCCGCGCCCTGGCCGGAATATTACTACCTGTATCCCATTCCTTCCAACGAACGGGTGCTCAATCCCAACCTGGAACAAAACCCCGGGTGGAAATAA
- a CDS encoding arylsulfatase, which translates to MKKHFLTAGMLLLASLGMAQQKKPNIVFILADDLGYGDLGAYGQQKIKTPNIDGMARNGMRFTSFYAGTSVCAPSRSSLITGQHTGHTYVRGNKEIEPEGQEPLADTVQSMATLLQQAGYVTGAFGKWGLGMVGTTGAPDRKGFDKFYGYNCQRQSHRYYPTHLWDNDKKVVLEGNDLTKKVHYAPELIQQQALAFIDENKNKPFFLFIPVVLPHAELQGPEDEWFKMYDGKFEETPHKGNGYGSGATIAGYASVEKPHATYAGMVSRMDAYVGQVIAKLTELQLIDNTIIIFTSDNGAHTEGGADPAFFNSNGGLRGTKRDLYEGGIKTPFIVQWKGTVKPGSTSAHIGAFWDVMPTFVDITGAPAPRFTDGISFLPALKGKGRQPKHDYLYWEFHEGGGRQAVRMGKWKGIKLQVKKDPNAPIALYDLEKDPAEKNDIAAQHPDIVRKIGEKINEAHVESPIFPLLTGK; encoded by the coding sequence ATGAAAAAGCACTTTCTGACGGCAGGGATGCTGCTACTCGCATCCCTCGGCATGGCGCAGCAAAAGAAACCGAACATCGTTTTCATCCTCGCAGACGACCTCGGTTACGGCGACCTCGGCGCTTATGGCCAGCAAAAGATCAAGACGCCCAACATCGACGGGATGGCCAGAAACGGCATGCGCTTCACCTCGTTTTACGCCGGCACTTCGGTATGTGCGCCTTCCCGCTCCAGCCTCATCACGGGCCAGCACACCGGCCACACCTACGTTCGCGGCAACAAGGAAATCGAACCGGAAGGCCAGGAGCCCCTGGCAGATACGGTCCAGAGCATGGCCACGCTCCTGCAGCAGGCCGGCTATGTGACAGGCGCCTTCGGGAAATGGGGCCTCGGCATGGTAGGCACCACCGGCGCGCCAGACCGCAAAGGGTTCGATAAATTTTATGGTTACAATTGCCAGCGGCAGTCGCACCGATACTACCCCACCCACCTGTGGGACAACGATAAAAAAGTAGTGCTCGAAGGGAACGACCTCACGAAGAAAGTCCACTACGCACCGGAGCTGATCCAGCAGCAGGCGCTGGCTTTCATCGACGAAAATAAAAATAAACCATTCTTCCTGTTCATCCCGGTGGTATTGCCGCACGCGGAGCTGCAGGGGCCGGAAGACGAGTGGTTTAAAATGTACGACGGCAAATTCGAGGAAACACCGCACAAAGGGAACGGTTACGGGTCCGGTGCCACCATTGCCGGGTACGCATCGGTGGAAAAGCCCCACGCTACATACGCGGGCATGGTGTCGCGGATGGATGCTTATGTGGGACAGGTGATCGCGAAACTGACCGAGCTGCAACTCATCGACAACACCATTATTATTTTTACGAGCGATAACGGTGCGCATACCGAAGGCGGCGCCGATCCCGCATTTTTCAACAGCAACGGCGGCCTGCGCGGCACCAAGCGCGACCTGTACGAAGGCGGCATCAAAACGCCCTTCATCGTACAATGGAAAGGCACCGTGAAACCCGGCTCCACTTCCGCCCACATCGGCGCTTTCTGGGATGTGATGCCTACGTTCGTGGACATTACCGGCGCCCCGGCGCCGAGGTTCACAGACGGCATTTCGTTCCTGCCTGCGCTGAAAGGCAAAGGCCGCCAACCGAAGCACGATTACCTGTACTGGGAATTCCATGAAGGCGGAGGCCGCCAGGCCGTGCGCATGGGCAAATGGAAAGGAATAAAGCTCCAGGTGAAGAAAGATCCCAACGCGCCGATAGCGCTTTACGATCTCGAAAAAGACCCTGCGGAGAAAAACGATATCGCCGCGCAACACCCGGACATCGTCCGGAAAATCGGGGAGAAAATCAACGAAGCACATGTTGAATCACCCATTTTTCCGCTGCTGACGGGAAAATAA
- a CDS encoding FecR family protein, whose translation MTEPEFLKLLSRYKNGRLSPREEAEFAEAAASGQFDELVQHDVLRALSRPPASRNGIVRMLGAWRYKAAAVAVLIGGISTFFAMKLLKSEGAGRPSATTVAEVLPGTNKAMLTLADGSVIELDSTGAVTIPRQGSASISAAGGQLSYDANSIKAAPAFNTLRTPRGGQFKVILSDGTKVWMNAESSLTYPTTFSDDFREVELTGEAFFEVEKDAMRPFRVKASEAMVDVLGTSFNVMAYPEEKSVDATLVQGAVIVKGNGGAKRLLPGEQAVVAGGATPEVSEVDVEEVLAWKNGLFIFQDADLKSVMRQLARWYDVEIEYQGRPSDMKLNGAVYRNYSLSQVLTVLKATGLQFKIEARKLIIIT comes from the coding sequence ATGACCGAACCCGAATTTTTGAAACTGCTTTCCCGGTATAAAAACGGCCGGCTTTCTCCCCGCGAGGAAGCTGAATTCGCCGAAGCCGCCGCTTCCGGCCAGTTCGACGAGCTGGTGCAGCACGATGTGCTCAGGGCTTTATCGCGCCCGCCCGCTTCCCGCAACGGGATCGTGCGGATGCTGGGTGCCTGGCGGTATAAAGCCGCCGCGGTAGCGGTCCTCATCGGCGGCATTTCGACTTTCTTCGCCATGAAACTGCTGAAAAGCGAAGGCGCCGGCCGGCCAAGCGCAACGACCGTGGCCGAAGTGTTGCCCGGCACCAATAAGGCCATGCTCACCCTGGCCGACGGCTCCGTCATAGAACTCGACAGCACGGGTGCCGTGACGATCCCCCGCCAGGGAAGCGCCAGTATCAGCGCGGCCGGCGGACAATTGAGTTACGATGCCAATTCCATCAAGGCGGCGCCGGCTTTCAATACCCTGCGCACACCGCGCGGCGGACAGTTCAAAGTGATCTTGTCAGACGGTACGAAAGTCTGGATGAACGCCGAATCCTCCCTCACCTATCCTACCACATTCAGCGACGATTTCCGCGAAGTGGAGCTGACCGGCGAGGCATTTTTCGAAGTGGAGAAAGACGCCATGCGCCCGTTCCGCGTGAAAGCCAGCGAGGCTATGGTAGATGTGTTGGGGACGAGCTTCAACGTCATGGCCTATCCCGAAGAAAAATCGGTAGACGCCACCCTGGTGCAGGGCGCGGTGATCGTGAAAGGCAATGGCGGGGCGAAACGGCTGCTGCCGGGAGAACAGGCCGTGGTGGCCGGCGGCGCAACGCCGGAAGTGAGCGAGGTAGATGTAGAAGAAGTGCTGGCCTGGAAGAACGGGCTTTTCATCTTCCAGGATGCAGACCTGAAATCGGTCATGCGCCAGCTGGCCCGGTGGTACGATGTGGAAATCGAATACCAGGGCCGCCCGTCAGACATGAAACTAAATGGAGCAGTATACAGGAATTACAGTTTGTCGCAAGTATTGACAGTACTGAAAGCCACAGGATTACAGTTTAAAATTGAGGCCAGGAAATTGATCATCATCACCTAA